The following nucleotide sequence is from Labeo rohita strain BAU-BD-2019 chromosome 3, IGBB_LRoh.1.0, whole genome shotgun sequence.
aaacattttgagaaaaattgcctttaaagttgtccaaagtatgttcttagcaatgcatattactaataaaaaattaagttttgatatattcacagtaggaattttacagtATATCTTCATGGACCATGATctttaataccctaatgatttttggcataaaaaaaaaatctataattttgaccctttCAAagtattgttgactattgctacaaatatacccgtgctacttatgactggttttgtggtccagtgtcacatatagttctaaaaatgttgtttattctgttttatattttttaaagaaattaattgtagtttttttttctcatgtatTTACAAAATAGGAACCTTCGCTCAGTCCTCAGCATCCTTGTAGAAAACCATTTTGTTCCTTCCCAGTTGCACTCTTTAGCATTGCTCAAACATTGCTTTTTAGTCATTTGATTGAGGTTCATGTCTAATTGTAAAGTTTCTTGTCATTAATTAGTAAAAAGAAGGCAAAGAAAAATTTAGATCCTGCATCAGACGACCACCTCCAGCATATTCCTAGTCGATTGCGTGAAATCATGAAGAGTCAAGAGATGATGAAGCAGGGCTCCCAAAAGAGGAAAAAAGGTACAGTctaacacaatttttttaaattaaattataatgcaAGGTGCTGTAGTGTGCACTGCGCAATAAAAACAgacttacataaaaaaaagtgatttttaataatattttaagtttacttaTAATAGTtaattctgaataaaaaagaaaagtctcTTACTAAAGTAGTTATTGAAGCTTTGAATATTGGTAGTGCTATTGATATGAAAGTTTTAACATAATATGtcaatattaattattgtataTGCCTGGAGGGCCagtagtgatttttttttttaagcagtggTTTAACATGATCTGACCTTTCACACTCATAAGATTGTCAATACACATTATTGTTAGTCATACTAGGATTCTGTTAAAACAATTGCATGCAGTTGGTTAAAAATTGAGGTGCATCATGTGGGCCGCATGCTGTCTGGGTTTTGTCTACAGACAAGCTAGTGACCCACGAAAACGGCACAATGACACGGCCAGTGGCAACGGCAGCGATGGACGGGACATCTTTCTGTATGTTCATATATGTTTCTTATTTTAGCCTCCAAGCCCAAAATGCTCTCAGGAGATATTCCCGTTCCACACTTCCGCAGAGGGCGACAGGAGTCAGAGAGGGATTATGTCCGCCGCATGACCGAAGAGACTGAGCACGTTCTTTTCCTCACAAACAGCCAGACAGAGCGTCATCCAGAAGTCAAGCTGAAGAAAGAAGAGGTgaccaaagaaaagaaaactacCAAAAAAAATAGGTTAGTTCAACACAGGGttaattatcattaactaaaactaaaccatTAAAGGTGGTTtcttcaaatacattttacattttgtttttgtatttttatatacatttttattatatttattatattttattgtatttttatttcagctagttgcctaaaaaaaaacattaaataaaactcataaataaaaagaatgataaaaacataaaacaaaattactaaaactttaactaaatttTAAgtgaaatcaaaatataaaaattaaatctgatttaaaatattaaccaaaactataatacaaaaataacactggttgACATGCATTATGTTCATGATTTATAGCTAATCAAATTAATTGTTGTGGCTCATTTAATCAGTTAAGCATGTCAGTATTTGAGTAATCAGTTTCAGCACAAATGCATATAGTAATTAAGTTTTCTCTATAAATAAATCCTGTTAATTCCCAACATCTCTGTCTTGTTTTAGgttcaataaaaacaaacttctGCAACAGCAAAAGAAGCTTAACCAGCAAGAGGAACTTGAAGAGGAGGAGATGTTTAAAGGTATGCATTACTGTTATGAGCTTTACCCTTTAAAATTAGGCTCAAATTGCCgaatgtatttatgttttatcaTTTCTCTTCTTTTTAGATGAGGTACAGTTTGGAGAGGTCGCCATGGCACCTCCATCACTGAGTGTTAAACCAAAGAAAGCAGTAGACAAACCTCAGGTAACTTCTTTACATGCCTTTACTTCCTTTTTGAGATGCTGATTAATGCTATTTGTTCATTATTATCATCCTGATCTTTCCTCCAGTGGGCAACCAAAGGTCTTCTCCTGACCTCCCTCCTGGGTCACAGCCCTGCCTCAGTCAGCAAACCCTCTATGGCGAGGAAGAGGATGATGGAGGAAGAGCGGGAGAGAGTGGTGAAGCTGTACAGACAGATGAAGCAGAAGCAGAAAGACAAACAAGAGCAGAAGAGGGCTGCCATGACCTCTACATGATGCTCTGCTGTTTGTACTATATCTACTATatgtatatttcatttttctgtacatttttgctaCCTCTGCTGGTCAACAATGCTGCATTGATGGATTTTgtgataaaatatttacaagtggATGTAGGAGGACTGTGTATAAggcaaaaaaactaataaattcaCACTTTTATATAATGCACAGTGAGTTCACATGCATTTGGTCTTTTAATATTCACAATGACTATATTCTAAAtagttatgttttaaaaagtatggTTTATCTGGTGTTATAAATTTAGGTGTTTTATTCTCATCCTGCACATTTTGTGCTATGAATTTATACCTGATTGATAACTgtgatattacttttttaaagcagTAGATCATTGATTGTCAATTGCAGGatgataaaatgaaac
It contains:
- the ccdc137 gene encoding coiled-coil domain-containing protein 137, whose translation is MKTEKQLKQQKNEKQFSKKKAKKNLDPASDDHLQHIPSRLREIMKSQEMMKQGSQKRKKASKPKMLSGDIPVPHFRRGRQESERDYVRRMTEETEHVLFLTNSQTERHPEVKLKKEEVTKEKKTTKKNRFNKNKLLQQQKKLNQQEELEEEEMFKDEVQFGEVAMAPPSLSVKPKKAVDKPQWATKGLLLTSLLGHSPASVSKPSMARKRMMEEERERVVKLYRQMKQKQKDKQEQKRAAMTST